The following is a genomic window from Mustela erminea isolate mMusErm1 chromosome 14, mMusErm1.Pri, whole genome shotgun sequence.
GTATTTTCtgataaggaaaataattttttaggtgCATTAAAATGACTCCCAACTTTACCCCccccacagacacacatatatacagcTGTCACCTTTCTATCCCCATGCCCCATTTTTGCCCATATACATTCATATTTTCCATAGACATAACTTTGCTAACATTTGTAGTCCAATTCCCTTTCTTAGTATTATGTCATgagatattttttcaatatttccacATAGTTATTGGGTCTTTTTAATGGCTACAAAATAGTCTATCAGATATTCACACCTAAGCTTAAATGGTTTGATCTTCTCATAAACGTGCTCTTCATTCTGTGATTGGTAGTCACAATCGAAGGTGACAACATTATTCTTTGTTACTGGTTACTTCTATGTCAAATACACTCACAGACAGAGCCAAAACTCCATTAAGTAATTAGGAAGCATGATGAAACTTCCATTAATATGtcttagtttttctgtttctaaccTGTGAGTGAACTGAACAGCTGTGCAAATTTGGTAAAGGCAGCcgcttacatttctttttattttatttttttaagattttatttatttgacagagagagagagacagacagccagagagggaacacaagcagggggagtgggagagggagaagcaggcttcccactgagcagggagccctgtgccctgctccaacccagaactctgggattgtgacccaggccaaaagcagacactcaaggcttaacgactgagccacccaggcgcccctacatttctTTTTATGCAGAAAATACTTTGTTATTCAAAAATCACAGCATCGAACCACAACCATTTCTAGGCTGTCAAAGTGCCCTCTAAAACAACAGCAGTGCCTCCCCTAATGTCAACCCGTCCATCAGAACGCAGTGAAATCTCCAGTTCTCCTCCTCGGCAGGAACACTGAAAGGCTAAAGGAAACATAGAACAAGTCATAAATTAATATTGTTCATTTTCACCCTTTCTAATTCACAGGGCATAGTTAAAGACCTCTTCTTAAAAGCTCCAGAACCCTTCCACCTCAATGGAAAGAATGTATTCTTTCCTCTGTCCATAGCACTGCCCAGCCTGCCCTGTTTTTCTGAGGACTGAGGGACCGTAAATGCAATTTGAGCCACAAAACACACAGTCCCACATCTTCTTTTCCTGAATCTCCTCAGTCACTTCCTGTAATGTCCCAGACGCATCCCGCCTATAGTTTCCTCCCCACTTCTGTCTAGGAGAGGCATGgaatagaaatcttaaaagataaaggGAGGTGATCTTGGCCCTCCACAGAGAGCCCCATCTTTCCAGGTCTGAAAGACAAAGGGAGCTTGTTCACCCCTGTGCTTTAATCAAGCAGCCACACAAGTCAGGCAAACAAGAGgcacagcctctgccttcctggtgTGTAGGAGAGTAACTAGGCTCACCAAAGAAAGACCGGCCAACCTGGTATCCCCAAATGAGAGTCAGAGGCATGACCCTCCCACTGCGTAAGACCTCCTTCCTGGAGGGTCAGATTCCCACTTTGACTATTGGGCCTCCATTGGCTGCAAtctatttcctctctcccctccccaaagtCATTAGGGGACTTGGTTCAAAAGCAATTTGTTTGATTGAATCCCGTGACTAGCAATGGCAATAAGGAATTTTGGTAATCATCCCATCTCAATGTGTCACGGTCTAAGCAACCTCACTGGGCCAAAGTTATACAGCTAGTTAATTTCATGCAACAAACATTTCTTGGGCACTTACTGTATTAGAAGTGTGTCTGTGGGTTGGGAGGGACAGGGGTGGAAGATGTTCTGAGCAGAGGATTCAGAGTGAAGGAATGtaaatcttttgttttcatatgGGTGATATAGGACATTTTATTACGTCTTCAAATCAATAATACATATGAGAAGGAATGCTAgctaaagtttaaatattttttaaaatgaaaaaaaaaaaaaaaacccaaaaacccaccCTACCGTGCATGTCTTTCTTCCCCAGTTGCTCAGACCAGTAGCTGCTGAGAACAGCATGTGCCGACCCTTAAAAGAAGTGAGAAGTTATGATACAAAAACAGGGGGGACATTGTGGTAAATTTATAAGCAGTTACAACCAACTATCCAGTCTAACTAAACCTTAGATGACTCGGTCATGATGTTGGCCATGGCCACAGTAGAATGTAGGATTATGAATGGACatagaaaggaaaacacagaatttATAGAGAAGTTTCTCCAAATAGTGTATCTGCTATGTTTTACACTTTCTGAAGGCCGATTAAACGGCAGGGTCTTTTTGACAGATTAAACTGCAGGGTCTTTTTGACACAGGgtctagttgacacacaatgttacattagtttcaagtgtacaacagagtgattaAACTATGTTATGCtttgctcaccacaagtatagctacccttcgtcaccatacaatgctattacaatatcattgactatattccctatgctgtgcctttaaTTCCTGTGgcttattcattctataactggaagcctgtaggtacacttcccactccccttcacctttCCCACCCATCCCCTAAACCCCCTTCCCTCTTggaatcatcagtttgttctctgtatttataggtctgattctgggttttgtttattcgtttgttttgctttttagatcccacacatgagtgaaatcatatggtatttgtcttcctcagtctgacatttcacctagcataatacctcTAGGGCCATCCACGGTGTCGCAAATTgcaaaaatctcattctttttttatggttgcataatattctaGTGTTTGTGTGgctatgtgtatatacacacatcacatcttctttatccatttatctgtcgatggacatttgggttgcctCCACATCTTGGCTATGTATGGTACACAatggtgcatatatcttttgaatTAGTTAAATGGAGGTTTTAATTCTTGTCCTATCAGCTCATTGTCAGCCCATGGTAGGACGACCAAGGGCTTCACCTAAATCTTTCTCTAATCTTTCAAGGGAGTTATCTCCTTCCTCCTAAGATGAATATGCAAGGAATACTGGGAACTCTGACAATAGGTTAAATTTTCCACCAAGCCAACATTGTTAGGCTTTTAGTAccaaaaaaactttcttttagtgagggtttttttttttttcattccactgTGCCCTTGTTTAAATCCGTGAATagatattaaaatgaagaaataaaattcaaagtaataGCTGACAGAAGAGTCTTTGGGAGAGACAAGGATGGGTTTTATTCAGGAAAACTTACTAAAGATCAAGGGAGGTCCACCTAGGGTGACCAATCATCCCAGTTCACCCAAGACTATCCTGGTTTTAGCACCAAAGGTCCTAGATGCTGAGAAATCTCTCTCAGTCTCAAGCAAGCTGAGATTGTTGATCATGATAGCCCAAAGACCTTCCCACTTTAGAAAAGCATTATTACAGGGGAAAACACTTGCTCTCTGTACCAGTTAAAATCTTTGTGAAGCAGCTGTGCATGTGTAAATCCActagaaacttcttttctttGGGGAAGGGTCAACGTGTACTATTTGGATGTCATTGGGCATTTTCCCGAGTCTTTAAGAAAAGTGTTTTTCTGAGCTTTgaatttcatgtgttttgtttctgagaGAATGAACTAGGTCAAAGTCCTGAAACCGTCTCAGCCTCTGTCTTCTGTTTGGAGCAGGAGCTTCCAAGGTTCCTCCCAGCCTCCTTTTGCCCTGGCCATTGTCACATCCACCAACCTCCTCCATCAAGtatcccccccccgccccctttttTCTGCTCAGCCCACTCTTTTCTAAGAGGATGAAAGGAGGAAGCTTCCCCTTCTTGCCCATCTTTGATTTCATCCCTCTGCTTCTAGCAGGTAGATCTTGAATAACCATGTTCCCAAACCCATCCCACCCACTTTGCAGGCAGGTCTGGGAAAGCTAGTCCTGCCTGTGTCTCCCACTGACAACCCAGGAATTTATCcttcagaaaataaatcttatttatgtTTCAATGATCATGCAGGGTGGTcattggaaaaaacaaaaggctTTGTGACTATAGAGGACATTGGCCCCTGAATTTTGCAAATGGCAGATCTGGAAGTGTTAGTTCAGGGAACAAGTtctgtcattattattaaaatagctAATAGTTATGGGGCATTTATCATGTGCCAAGTACTGTGCTAAGCATTTACCATGCATTGTTTTTACATAACCCTATGAAGTATTACTCATACTTTATGGAAGAGggaatagaaacatttttttttagtttttatttaaattctagttagttaacatgcagtgtaatattggtttcaggagtagaattcagtgattcatcacaaCAAGGggaatagaaactttaaaaagttaagagaTTGGCCCAAGGTCAACAGTTAGGCAGCGAGGCTGCAAACCCAGGCTGTGGGGTGTGAAGGTTTAACCCAGCTATACTGCCTCctttgttctgtagttttcacaGGAGACTTCAGGAAGGAATAGGGCAGGGGCAGAAAGGGGAACAAAAACAGCTCAAAACCCAAACAACCTGAAAGGTCTTGTGAAGGGCACTTAAAGAGCTATTTTTTACCTTTCTCCACTGTTGAACCCTCCCCAGGACCCAAATCAAAAAGTACCTGTTACGGGGTCTTCAGCCAGACCAACCCACGGTGCAAAATATCTGGAGTAAAAGTCAAATGCTTGGGTCTGCCCTCCAGGCTCTCCTTTAAGGGTGAGAATGAGTCCTTTCACCTTCCCTGTGTTTTCCACTTGCGGCAGATCCTGAGTGTTCACCTTCAGGTTCTCCAGGAATGACCTGGTTCATAAATGGGATGAATTAGGACAAACCCATCTCACAGACCATGACACAGACTCTGTAAAGCCAGCGAGGATGCAGCTTTTGCCCAAATGGCTCAGCAggacagaatgagagagcaagTAGAATTATTTTCCTGAGAACAAGTCTCTGCATAAACCATGGTTTGACTGGACCTAGCACAGCCAGACAAAGACAGCGCTATAAATCTGGGTTCTCAGCCCTCCCCAAAGTGCTGCCAAAGCCAAAATTTTTGTTTACCTCTTGTAAGTATCACTGAGTCGGACAAGGAGTTTTCGGGTATCTGGAGAATAGCGGATGTCTTGGACCCGTGTATCACCTATGGCAGTCTGCAGAGACAGACCAAAAACTCCTCAGGGTCAAATCATTGATCTTCTATATGGGGAACATCTCTCGTGAGCATCTTCTGAGTGCCAGGCACACCCAATGTCCCCGATCCCAAGGGTTTTAGTTCAGTTTCAGGACTCAAGGTGTTGCCCAGGGAAGGCCAGTTTTCTGGAGACCAAAGACCTTTAAGGGGGTTGAGCTCACCCTCTGAGAGCTGAAGACAGGCATTGTTCACAAGTATTACTATGGACCTCAACATGCTAATCCTTCAAATGGACATTTTCCTCACAAGTAAGGAAGAAGACTTAGAGAGGCCCAGggacagggacacacacacacacacacacacccacatgtcTTGACCCAGATCTGAGGGACCCTGGAATCAAAGCTCTGAATCACTAGTGTCTACTGTCTGTAGAAATGGGGGGCCCAGGCCCACCTCTTAGCATtgctgcaaggattaaatgaaataatacatgtggAGTCCCAGCAGCAGTAACTAGAAGATTCTACAAGGCAAGGACTCAGGGTCAGCAGTCTGAATGGAACTGGAGACTAGCACACTCATCTAAACACTGCTCTGCTTGGCaaccagtgttttcattttgatggtaGGCTGCATATCAGTAACGTAGCAATATTTCCTAAAGATTCCTGCATCCACACTTTACCTGAGACTGAGTATAATCATGCTCACATCCTAGAACATTGTTTGTCTGTTTGCCTGTTGACTTGGAGAGCTGAGGGGGCTGTTGAGCGGGGAAGCCCCTCCAAGTCATTTGGCACCACCACTGGCCAGCCTCAGAGCAGATGAGAATTACACAGTACTTGTCTGGCTATCATTCCATGGAGATTCCAGGGGACTCGAGCAGGGTCCCTTCAGGGGTCGCTTCAGGTTCTCGAACCTTCTTCAGGAACTGAGATGTTCGGGGTCCCAAAGCCAAGACTCCCTCTGCTTTGGGTGGTGACTTGGCTGTCTGCCCCTGTGACCACAGCTGAACAAGTTCCCTCCCTCTGAAAATGGAAACTCTTGCAGCCAGATCCCATCTGTTCTTGGGGCCTGTTAGCTTCTGCAAGGGGCATTCACCCTCCTCTGCATGAGTTCTGATGTCAATCTGAAAGTCCGATTCTCAGCAGAGAATCTTATGGCCAATTTCTAGGAACACAAAATAACAATACTCAGGAGAAACAACCCTTTAGCATCCCCACCTTACAAATGCTGATCCTGAGGCTTAGAGACACCACGTTAAGTTCTTTCTGCCATGAACGTCTATACtgtgaatattttccattttcttgtcaACATGCTTAAAGCAGTTCATTTATGAATTTGGCTTGTCTTTCAAACCCCAGGCCATAGATGGGACTGAGTGTAAATTCAGAATCTGTAATGCTTGCTTCTACTCTTGGAAAACATAGATAATGCAAGATCCTAAAGAGATCATAAATGCTGTAATTGAACATTCACTGAGAAACACCCCAGTGGTACCCACAACAGGCCATTTAGTGAGAACTGGTTTTCTCACTGCAGCCCTTGCCCTGGCCCTAACCAGGCCCTTCCTTCTCTACAGACTAAGAACGGGGGCATGTAGGGCTGCTCGAGTCCCCTGGAATCTCCATGGAACGATAGTAGTGCCAACCTCACCTGGGGACTGTGTTAAGTGAGATAGTGCATATGAAAACCTTAGCACCTGGTACTGTCCAGGGAAGCTCCCCAAAATGTTTATTAGCAAGATCATTATGAAAGTTATGAAGACCCACCCCTTCCTAGACCTCTTGAGGAAGCCGGGCTATGAATCTTGCCTTCTCTGTCAAGTTGCCCATGCTCTCCTACCTGCCTCCATCAAATTACATTCCCTCACCTCAGCCTCCTTCACCACAGAAATCGGGGCTGCCCTGCCCAGCAGTTTCCACTTCCTTTGTGCTCAGCCCACTGCACAGCagtctctcctcccccttccttcatGAAGGGTAATGCTGGCAATGGAAAGCCAGGGATAACTGCTCAAGCTTCTCACCAAACAGATTCAACATTAAAATTCACACTTTGAATGTACCATGCACTTTTCATCCAAGCTTAGGCTGGACTGCTTATACCAATAGAAGGCCTATTTTGGGGGTCATATGGTACTGaacactttttttaagattttgtttatttttttatgagagagagagagagagacagaaagaggcagaaggagaagcaggctcccccacagagcagggagtccggtgcgggactcaattccaggactccgggatcgtgacctgagccgaaggtagacacaactgaccgagccacccaggtgcccccaagtggTACTGAATCTTTGTGTTCAAACAACAAATGACCAAATCACAAGAGCTTAGGTTTAATTCTTTTCACCAACCTTTATCAAGTCCTCCACTTCATGGAAGTCctagatggggaaaaaaagacaaaaccattgTAAGGTACATGAGCTGTCGGTCAACAAGGCTCATAGCAGTAGTTAGAAAGAGCTGacctgggggtgggcaggatAAAGAGGTAGATCCAAGATAATACTGTCCTCTGCTCTTCTGGCCTTCAGTTCCCCACTCAGAGTGACAAAGGTTAGAACGTTATTCACGTTttctggaccaaaaaaaaaaaagagtcttactTTATCAATTAGAAAACTctctgaaaggaaaacaagaaataggGAAATAAACTTTGTCATAGATTTGCACATCTGTTTTGATCACTATTGCATTGTCTTAGATTCCCTGGCAGTGCTGCCTTTTCCTGTAAGGAGAGGTTCAGGTTTGGGTTACTGGGGTCCAGCGTAGAGATAGCCCCCACCAGATTCTCACTTGAGAACCAAGAATGTATCTGATTGGACTTGCAAGGCTTCAAATGCCAGTTCCTTTACGCTAACTGTGtccttgaaaaaattatttaacctccttaagcctcaatttcctcatcaataaaatggggtAATAATTAAACCTACTTCGTA
Proteins encoded in this region:
- the PBLD gene encoding phenazine biosynthesis-like domain-containing protein isoform X2, yielding MKLPVFVVDAFTAKAFCGNPAAVCLLENKLDEDMHQKIAREMNLSETAFIRKLHPTDNFTQSSCFGLRWFTPASEVPLCGHATLASAAVLFNKIKNVNNVLTFVTLSGELKARRAEDSIILDLPLYPAHPQDFHEVEDLIKTAIGDTRVQDIRYSPDTRKLLVRLSDTYKRSFLENLKVNTQDLPQVENTGKVKGLILTLKGEPGGQTQAFDFYSRYFAPWVGLAEDPVTAFQCSCRGGELEISLRSDGRVDIRGGTAVVLEGTLTA
- the PBLD gene encoding phenazine biosynthesis-like domain-containing protein isoform X1 translates to MKLPVFVVDAFTAKAFCGNPAAVCLLENKLDEDMHQKIAREMNLSETAFIRKLHPTDNFTQSSCFGLRWFTPASEVPLCGHATLASAAVLFNKIKNVNNVLTFVTLSGELKARRAEDSIILDLPLYPAHPQDFHEVEDLIKTAIGDTRVQDIRYSPDTRKLLVRLSDTYKRSFLENLKVNTQDLPQVENTGKVKGLILTLKGEPGGQTQAFDFYSRYFAPWVGLAEDPVTGSAHAVLSSYWSEQLGKKDMHAFQCSCRGGELEISLRSDGRVDIRGGTAVVLEGTLTA